The [Eubacterium] siraeum genome contains a region encoding:
- the hydF gene encoding [FeFe] hydrogenase H-cluster maturation GTPase HydF, with amino-acid sequence MSLNSTPSGERIHIGIFGRRNAGKSSLINAITGQELAVVSDTAGTTTDPVSKAMELLPLGPVMITDTPGLDDEGDLGSLRVRKSYQVLFKTDIALLVVDSTKGISDFDSAILERLKKQNIPYIIVMNKCGLLDTVPPKTDGTIYTDALNGTNIYELKELIGSRLDVKDEKMCICGDLLNPGDIAVLVVPIDKAAPKGRLILPQQQTIRDVLEAGAISAVCRETELTATLSKLSEKPKIVITDSQVFSRVSQEVPDDVMLTSFSILMARYKGDLETNVHGVTTLDKLGDGDRILISEGCTHHRQCGDIGTMKLPAWINKYTGKQLEFEFSSGGTFPEDLSRYKLIVHCGGCTLSEREMKYRIACAKDAGVPITNYGICIAYIHGILKRSVQPFPAISALLD; translated from the coding sequence GTGAGTTTAAATTCAACACCGAGCGGAGAACGCATACACATCGGAATTTTCGGCAGACGCAACGCAGGCAAATCCAGCCTTATAAACGCTATAACAGGACAGGAGCTTGCTGTGGTTTCGGATACTGCAGGAACAACGACCGACCCTGTTTCAAAGGCAATGGAGCTTTTGCCGCTGGGCCCCGTTATGATAACCGACACTCCGGGACTTGACGATGAGGGCGACCTCGGAAGCCTGCGTGTAAGAAAGAGTTATCAGGTTCTGTTCAAGACAGATATTGCTCTGCTTGTGGTTGACAGCACAAAGGGCATATCCGACTTTGACAGTGCCATACTCGAAAGGCTGAAAAAGCAGAATATACCGTACATTATCGTAATGAACAAGTGCGGTCTGCTTGATACCGTTCCCCCGAAAACCGATGGCACGATCTACACCGACGCACTGAACGGCACAAACATTTACGAGTTGAAAGAACTTATCGGCTCAAGGCTTGATGTAAAAGACGAAAAGATGTGCATCTGCGGAGATCTGCTGAATCCGGGCGATATAGCCGTACTGGTTGTTCCTATAGATAAAGCCGCTCCTAAGGGCAGACTAATACTCCCTCAGCAGCAGACGATAAGAGATGTGCTTGAGGCAGGAGCAATATCCGCTGTCTGTCGTGAAACAGAGCTTACTGCCACCCTTTCAAAATTATCGGAAAAGCCGAAAATCGTTATCACAGACAGTCAAGTATTTTCAAGAGTTTCGCAGGAAGTCCCGGACGATGTAATGCTTACATCATTCTCGATACTTATGGCACGTTATAAGGGCGACCTTGAAACGAACGTACACGGCGTTACAACACTTGACAAGCTTGGTGACGGTGACAGGATACTTATCTCGGAGGGATGCACTCACCACAGGCAGTGCGGCGACATCGGCACAATGAAGCTCCCTGCATGGATAAACAAATACACCGGCAAACAGCTTGAATTCGAATTTTCATCGGGAGGCACTTTCCCCGAAGATTTAAGCCGTTATAAGCTGATAGTACACTGCGGCGGATGCACTCTTTCCGAACGTGAAATGAAGTACCGCATAGCCTGTGCGAAAGACGCAGGCGTTCCGATAACAAATTACGGTATCTGCATTGCCTATATACACGGCATATTGAAACGCAGCGTACAGCCTTTTCCGGCTATAAGCGCATTACTTGACTGA
- a CDS encoding tyrosine-type recombinase/integrase has protein sequence MAYNIDFRQATSDAPACLTEYLNYLTTIKNRSQLTALNYYTDLRMFMRFLKVKNKLVDANEDFSEIKISDLDDKYIKAVTLTDAMEFLSFTVSERSNQAKARSRKAVSLRQFYKFLTNNKAWFAASPMLNLELPSPKNALPKHLTLQECGQLLHEGFKEFSSWMDYRDYAMIIMFLNCGMRLSELVGINVNDFVENIDPSQPCVKYLSVKVLGKGNKERIVYLNEQCVDAVTKYTEARKSVADPKEKALFISKRGNRITNRRVEQIIDDRLKACGLAGKGISVHKLRHTAATLMYQNGVDVRVLKEVLGHENLNTTQIYTHVVNTQLRDAINSNPVMDIKNDLPEPDLKQNEDKNNK, from the coding sequence ATGGCATATAACATAGATTTCAGACAAGCTACATCGGACGCACCGGCTTGCCTTACCGAATACCTGAATTATCTTACGACAATCAAAAACCGTTCACAGCTTACTGCGTTGAACTATTATACCGACCTGCGTATGTTTATGCGTTTTCTCAAGGTCAAGAACAAGCTGGTTGATGCAAATGAGGATTTCTCCGAGATAAAAATCTCAGACCTTGACGATAAATACATAAAGGCTGTGACACTTACGGACGCTATGGAGTTTCTCAGCTTTACTGTAAGTGAACGTTCCAATCAGGCAAAGGCTCGCTCACGCAAGGCCGTATCTCTGCGGCAGTTCTATAAATTCCTCACCAATAACAAGGCGTGGTTTGCGGCAAGCCCGATGCTGAATCTGGAGCTTCCTTCGCCTAAAAACGCACTGCCTAAGCACCTCACGTTGCAGGAATGCGGTCAGCTCCTGCACGAGGGTTTCAAGGAGTTTTCAAGCTGGATGGATTACCGTGACTATGCGATGATTATAATGTTCCTCAACTGCGGTATGCGTCTGAGCGAACTTGTCGGAATAAACGTGAATGATTTTGTCGAAAACATAGACCCGTCACAGCCCTGTGTAAAATATCTTTCCGTGAAGGTTCTGGGCAAAGGCAACAAGGAACGTATCGTCTATCTCAACGAGCAATGCGTCGATGCTGTTACCAAGTATACCGAAGCAAGAAAATCCGTTGCAGACCCTAAGGAAAAAGCTCTGTTTATAAGCAAACGAGGCAACCGCATCACAAACCGCCGTGTCGAACAGATAATCGACGACCGCCTTAAAGCCTGCGGACTTGCCGGTAAAGGAATTTCCGTGCATAAACTGCGTCATACGGCGGCTACGCTTATGTATCAGAACGGTGTTGATGTCCGTGTGCTTAAAGAGGTCCTCGGACACGAAAACCTCAACACCACCCAGATTTATACCCATGTGGTAAATACTCAACTCCGTGACGCTATAAATTCAAATCCGGTAATGGATATAAAAAACGATCTCCCCGAACCCGATTTAAAGCAGAATGAGGATAAAAACAATAAGTAA
- a CDS encoding GNAT family N-acetyltransferase — MNKLNFIKADKPYRSNTTDSGKITVAVREFITTTLAEKIATALWNKPELADSIIRFNYDNKIKNDCFNVIALNETGDVVGRLFCIQNAEDAGLWYYGDLFVAPDYTGKRISKRLLETAEQALSDKWCHTLRCYVEPDNKESLRLQREYGFTECEYKTFNNLINSGQLMFEKPIVTFNAVAVTEKNGARYITDIFNENAHLLHSEIIPYSEWCSLISANDTDEKHFLIRKGAVPCGYLKINGLEDGNDGWISILAVASAFQRKGIGKYAVSYAESFLKKQGKLCVKIHTTTDNYPARKLYEKCGYLLCNSTNTYTAKDKLTYFKQI; from the coding sequence ATGAACAAATTGAATTTTATCAAAGCGGATAAACCGTATCGTAGCAACACAACAGACAGCGGAAAAATAACTGTCGCTGTAAGAGAATTTATCACAACGACGCTTGCTGAAAAAATCGCAACAGCATTATGGAATAAGCCTGAATTGGCTGACAGTATCATCAGATTCAATTATGATAACAAGATCAAAAACGATTGTTTCAATGTTATCGCTCTGAACGAAACAGGTGATGTTGTAGGTAGGCTGTTCTGTATACAAAATGCAGAAGACGCAGGCTTATGGTACTATGGCGATTTGTTCGTTGCGCCTGATTACACAGGCAAGCGTATATCGAAAAGATTGCTTGAAACCGCCGAACAGGCACTGTCTGATAAATGGTGCCACACATTGAGATGTTATGTAGAGCCTGATAATAAAGAATCACTGCGTTTACAAAGAGAATACGGATTTACCGAATGTGAATATAAGACTTTTAATAATCTTATAAACAGCGGTCAATTAATGTTTGAGAAACCGATTGTAACATTCAATGCGGTTGCAGTTACAGAAAAAAACGGAGCAAGATATATAACCGATATTTTTAACGAAAACGCTCATTTGCTTCACAGCGAGATAATCCCTTATAGCGAATGGTGCAGTTTGATTTCTGCGAATGATACTGACGAAAAACATTTTTTGATTCGTAAGGGTGCGGTGCCGTGCGGATACCTGAAAATCAACGGACTTGAAGACGGCAATGACGGGTGGATTTCAATACTTGCTGTAGCTTCCGCATTTCAAAGAAAGGGTATAGGTAAATATGCCGTTTCATATGCGGAAAGTTTTTTAAAAAAGCAGGGAAAACTATGCGTTAAAATACATACTACAACGGATAATTATCCTGCACGAAAATTATACGAAAAGTGTGGCTATTTGCTTTGCAACAGCACAAACACATATACAGCCAAAGATAAACTGACATATTTTAAGCAGATATAG
- a CDS encoding AbrB/MazE/SpoVT family DNA-binding domain-containing protein, protein MKSTGIVRKVDELGRIVIPIELRRTLDIGIKDSLEIYVEDDQIILKKYMPACSFCNNASDIQQFKGKNICSECLAELVKDFKK, encoded by the coding sequence ATGAAATCTACAGGAATTGTAAGAAAAGTTGACGAGCTCGGAAGAATTGTTATTCCGATAGAGCTGAGAAGAACACTCGACATCGGCATCAAGGATTCACTTGAAATCTATGTTGAGGACGACCAGATTATTCTTAAGAAGTATATGCCTGCTTGCTCATTCTGCAACAACGCAAGCGACATCCAGCAGTTCAAGGGCAAGAACATCTGTTCAGAGTGCCTTGCCGAGCTGGTTAAGGATTTCAAGAAGTAA
- a CDS encoding leucine-rich repeat domain-containing protein — translation MQGCTSLTSITIPNNVTIIGSSAFEGCTSLTSITIPDEVTDI, via the coding sequence GTGCAAGGTTGTACAAGCCTCACAAGTATCACTATTCCCAATAACGTGACCATTATTGGAAGCAGTGCATTCGAAGGTTGTACAAGCCTTACAAGTATTACAATTCCAGATGAAGTTACAGATATTTAG
- a CDS encoding ABC transporter permease, whose translation MSYVIFVIISLSFVFSACNGTMNDLSVAVLTSCKDAVTLCISLCGTICLWSGIMNVAGKSGIVSGFSRLLSKPLSLLFPDISSKGSAMQYIILNFISNLLGLGNASTPLGIKAMQELKDEQKAKKNATRSMIMLVVLNTASVQLFPSTVIALRASYASESPADILPCVWVVSALSLTLSVLSVFVFERICDKRRKNLK comes from the coding sequence ATGAGCTATGTAATTTTTGTAATTATATCCCTGTCTTTTGTTTTTTCGGCTTGTAACGGAACGATGAACGATTTATCTGTTGCGGTGCTCACCTCCTGCAAGGATGCCGTAACGCTGTGCATTTCGTTATGCGGTACTATCTGTCTGTGGAGCGGTATTATGAATGTCGCAGGTAAATCCGGCATCGTTTCGGGGTTTTCGAGATTGCTTTCGAAACCGCTGTCACTTCTCTTCCCTGATATAAGCAGTAAAGGCAGTGCAATGCAATATATAATCCTTAATTTCATTTCGAATCTGCTTGGACTCGGAAATGCCTCTACTCCGCTTGGCATAAAGGCGATGCAGGAGCTTAAAGATGAGCAGAAAGCAAAAAAGAACGCTACAAGGAGTATGATAATGCTTGTTGTGCTGAATACGGCAAGCGTTCAGCTTTTCCCTTCTACCGTTATTGCGCTCCGTGCGTCCTATGCAAGCGAATCCCCTGCCGATATCCTGCCGTGCGTATGGGTCGTATCGGCCTTATCGCTGACACTGTCCGTGCTGTCGGTGTTCGTTTTTGAAAGGATATGCGATAAAAGAAGGAAGAATCTGAAATGA
- a CDS encoding spore maturation protein produces the protein MSGYSDYIVPLIILAVTVAGIIKKTDIFDAFVEGAAEGLKTTSAILPSLICLMTCIGMFRASGAMELLVQLVSPITSFFGFPDECTPLIFIRPLSGSGALSVYDSIISENSPDSFIGRIASTMMGSTETTFYTVAVYFSAAKVKKTRYAIPAALIGDMAGWILSSIAVRLIMK, from the coding sequence ATGAGCGGTTACAGCGATTATATAGTACCGCTGATAATCCTTGCGGTGACTGTTGCAGGTATAATAAAGAAAACGGATATATTCGATGCGTTTGTCGAGGGAGCCGCAGAGGGTCTTAAAACAACATCGGCAATTCTCCCCTCGCTCATCTGCCTTATGACCTGCATAGGAATGTTCAGGGCATCTGGCGCAATGGAGCTGCTTGTACAGCTTGTAAGCCCGATAACGTCATTTTTCGGCTTTCCGGACGAATGTACGCCGCTTATATTTATCCGTCCGCTTTCCGGGAGCGGTGCGTTATCTGTTTATGACAGCATAATTTCCGAAAACAGCCCGGACAGCTTTATCGGCAGGATAGCTTCAACGATGATGGGGTCAACGGAAACCACCTTCTACACTGTCGCCGTATATTTTTCGGCGGCAAAGGTAAAGAAAACACGTTATGCCATACCTGCGGCGCTTATAGGAGATATGGCAGGATGGATACTTTCCTCCATAGCCGTAAGGCTGATAATGAAATAA
- a CDS encoding ATP-binding protein, with protein sequence MIRKNFAWLVIVTATLIVMLSAYIYNVISSKLIFKESTTHLNEIYTQVGNSLSNLLSENWNTMDMWIPYLEDTDDDKKIRTYIENIRRIGAFTDFYFLDKDGSYCTVDGNTGRMDLGRNMRILMEEGKNVVSDTALIDRSELIVFAVPCHENKYGDFSYSAIAISFNNDDIISLLSSNTFNNMATNYIVYPNGRVVVNNKGEHGDELSNFWRMLTDSSDNLSQDNIQPYIAEICYNESGVNRLTLDGKEYYLAYHSIGFKDWILIGIVPCSVVNENINRLQTITMSASVSVIALICTLSVLYLIRKNYLNLRKKDSEIKYREELFSVLSNNVDDIFLMLNTEDFSVGYVSPNIERILGISQSEAMSDESIIENSAVTDKNENIRENLIRMSVGERKEWERKYVCRNSGNTCLFHITAFRNKIDGEDRYILAMSDRTKERKTNLALHSAVNEAKKANNAKSSFISGISHDIRTPLSAIIGFASLAANEEGNSEATKEYINKIITSGNQLLGLISDILDISVIESGRLTFNITNVDLSRMFYEIRTVISSIAAEKQHNLTISMHNVTHEIVRCDKHRFEQLIMNFLSNAIKFTHNGGNISLTLTETDDGKKGVPEYEIRVRDNGIGMSEEFTKKIFEPYEREMTDKNIGGTGLGMPISKRIVDAAGGSITVNTKKGAGTEFIIKLQIEAVKGTENRYSGNKCLSALIINNNRSHSSQIAEALEKLGITYCSYDKQDDGFTADRHFDIIISDADRVNKIAEYIGKSDSDITYIVTTENQSDLSLSKYPDAVKGVCLIPLLTFDLKRILSEHCKGFTDNFTDNNPVHCDELDNSSRTLSGKYILLAEDVDVNVQIVKAMLAKYNVNIEVAANGRKALEMFCRNPDYYYDIILMDLRMPLMDGFQCAKEIRNIRSEYAKTVPIIAMTASAFSEDVNKAQQCGMTGFLTKPVNSDELSRTLTQAVPEENV encoded by the coding sequence TTGATAAGAAAGAATTTTGCTTGGCTTGTAATCGTCACGGCAACATTGATAGTTATGCTGTCCGCTTATATTTACAATGTCATTTCATCGAAGCTAATCTTCAAAGAAAGCACCACTCACCTTAACGAAATATATACTCAGGTCGGTAACTCGCTGAGCAATCTGTTAAGCGAAAACTGGAATACAATGGATATGTGGATACCTTATCTTGAAGACACCGATGACGATAAGAAAATAAGGACTTACATTGAAAACATCAGACGTATCGGCGCATTCACGGATTTTTACTTTCTTGATAAGGACGGAAGCTATTGTACGGTTGACGGTAATACCGGCAGGATGGATCTCGGAAGGAATATGAGAATTCTTATGGAGGAGGGCAAAAACGTAGTATCCGATACCGCTCTTATTGACAGGTCGGAGCTTATCGTGTTCGCTGTTCCCTGCCACGAAAACAAGTACGGCGACTTTTCGTATTCCGCTATAGCAATCAGCTTTAACAACGATGACATCATATCCTTGCTAAGCTCAAACACATTCAATAATATGGCTACAAATTACATAGTTTATCCTAACGGAAGGGTTGTAGTAAACAATAAGGGCGAACACGGCGATGAATTAAGCAACTTTTGGCGGATGCTTACTGACAGCTCGGATAATCTGTCGCAGGATAACATTCAGCCTTATATTGCCGAAATATGCTATAACGAATCAGGTGTAAACAGGCTTACGCTCGACGGTAAAGAATATTATCTGGCATATCACAGCATAGGCTTCAAGGACTGGATACTTATCGGTATTGTTCCGTGTTCTGTAGTAAATGAAAACATCAACCGTCTGCAAACGATAACTATGTCTGCAAGCGTCAGTGTGATAGCGCTTATCTGTACTCTGTCCGTTTTATATCTCATCCGTAAAAACTATCTCAACCTCAGAAAAAAGGACAGCGAGATAAAATACAGGGAAGAATTGTTTTCCGTGCTTTCAAATAACGTTGACGATATATTTCTGATGCTGAACACAGAGGATTTCTCTGTAGGATATGTCAGCCCCAACATAGAAAGAATACTCGGTATTTCTCAAAGCGAGGCTATGTCGGACGAAAGCATAATAGAAAACTCGGCAGTGACGGATAAAAACGAGAATATCAGAGAGAATCTCATCCGTATGTCTGTCGGTGAGCGTAAAGAGTGGGAAAGAAAATATGTGTGCAGGAACAGCGGAAATACCTGCCTGTTTCATATAACCGCATTCAGAAACAAAATTGACGGAGAGGATAGATATATCCTTGCGATGTCTGACCGCACCAAAGAACGCAAGACAAACCTTGCACTGCATAGTGCAGTCAACGAAGCCAAAAAAGCAAACAATGCCAAAAGCTCGTTCATCTCAGGCATTTCTCACGATATACGCACTCCTCTCAGTGCAATAATCGGTTTTGCCTCCCTTGCCGCAAATGAGGAAGGAAATTCTGAGGCGACAAAGGAATATATCAATAAGATTATCACATCGGGAAATCAGCTTCTCGGCCTTATAAGCGATATTCTCGATATAAGCGTAATAGAAAGCGGCAGACTGACATTCAATATCACCAACGTGGATTTGTCCCGCATGTTTTATGAGATAAGAACGGTAATAAGCAGCATTGCGGCTGAAAAGCAACATAATCTGACAATAAGTATGCACAATGTGACCCACGAGATTGTGCGTTGCGATAAGCACAGATTTGAACAGCTTATAATGAACTTCCTTTCAAATGCGATAAAATTCACGCACAACGGCGGCAATATTTCTCTTACGCTTACCGAAACGGATGACGGCAAAAAGGGTGTTCCGGAATATGAGATAAGGGTCAGGGACAACGGCATAGGTATGAGCGAGGAGTTCACCAAAAAAATATTCGAGCCGTATGAACGTGAGATGACCGACAAAAATATAGGCGGAACGGGACTCGGTATGCCTATTTCTAAGAGAATAGTCGATGCCGCAGGCGGAAGCATAACGGTAAATACGAAAAAGGGCGCAGGCACGGAATTTATTATAAAGCTGCAGATTGAAGCCGTAAAGGGAACTGAAAACCGTTATTCCGGCAACAAATGTCTGTCGGCGCTTATTATAAACAACAACCGCAGTCATTCGTCTCAGATAGCAGAAGCACTGGAAAAGCTGGGGATAACCTACTGTTCATACGATAAACAGGATGACGGCTTTACAGCGGACAGGCACTTTGATATTATCATTTCCGACGCAGACCGGGTAAATAAAATCGCAGAATATATCGGCAAAAGCGACAGCGATATAACATACATAGTCACAACGGAAAATCAATCGGACTTGTCGCTTTCAAAGTATCCGGACGCAGTAAAAGGCGTATGTCTTATACCGCTTCTCACCTTTGATTTAAAACGCATATTATCGGAGCATTGCAAAGGATTTACAGACAATTTCACCGATAATAATCCTGTTCATTGTGATGAGCTTGACAATTCGTCAAGAACGCTCAGCGGAAAATACATTCTTCTTGCCGAAGATGTAGATGTCAACGTTCAGATAGTAAAAGCGATGCTTGCCAAATATAACGTAAACATCGAGGTCGCAGCGAACGGCAGAAAGGCACTCGAAATGTTCTGCCGCAATCCCGATTATTACTATGATATTATCCTTATGGATCTGCGGATGCCGTTAATGGACGGCTTTCAATGTGCGAAAGAAATAAGGAATATCCGCAGTGAATATGCAAAAACAGTGCCGATAATCGCAATGACAGCAAGCGCATTCAGCGAAGATGTGAACAAGGCGCAACAGTGCGGAATGACCGGCTTTCTTACAAAGCCGGTCAACAGTGACGAGCTTTCCCGTACACTGACGCAGGCAGTTCCCGAAGAAAACGTATAA
- the fba gene encoding class II fructose-1,6-bisphosphate aldolase, with the protein MLVSAKEMLNKALEGKYAVGQFNINNLEWTKAILLTAQECNSPVILGVSEGAGKYMCGYKTVVGMVKGMIEELNITVPVALHLDHGTFEGAKACINAGFSSIMFDGSHYPIAENIEKTTALVNTCDILGISLEAEVGSIGGEEDGVVGMGECADPDECKAIADLGVTMLAAGIGNIHGKYPANWPGLSFETLAAVKEKVGNMPLVLHGGTGIPADMIKKAISLGVSKINVNTECQLAFQEATRKYIEEGKDLQGKGFDPRKLLAPGFEAIKATVKEKMELFGSINKA; encoded by the coding sequence ATGTTAGTTTCTGCAAAAGAAATGCTGAACAAGGCTCTTGAGGGCAAGTACGCCGTAGGCCAGTTCAACATAAACAACCTTGAATGGACAAAGGCTATCCTTCTTACAGCACAGGAGTGCAACTCACCTGTTATCTTAGGTGTTTCTGAGGGCGCAGGCAAGTATATGTGCGGTTATAAGACCGTTGTAGGCATGGTAAAGGGCATGATCGAAGAGCTGAATATCACAGTTCCTGTAGCTCTCCACCTTGACCACGGTACTTTCGAAGGTGCTAAGGCTTGCATCAACGCAGGTTTCTCTTCTATAATGTTTGACGGTTCTCACTATCCTATCGCTGAGAACATCGAAAAGACAACAGCTCTCGTAAACACTTGCGATATACTCGGTATCTCTCTTGAGGCTGAGGTAGGCTCTATCGGCGGTGAAGAAGACGGCGTTGTAGGTATGGGCGAATGCGCTGATCCCGACGAGTGCAAGGCTATCGCTGATCTCGGCGTTACAATGCTCGCTGCAGGTATCGGCAATATTCACGGCAAGTACCCTGCAAACTGGCCCGGTCTTTCATTTGAAACACTGGCAGCAGTTAAGGAGAAGGTTGGCAATATGCCTCTCGTACTGCACGGCGGTACAGGTATCCCTGCAGACATGATCAAGAAGGCTATTTCACTCGGCGTTTCCAAGATCAATGTTAACACAGAGTGCCAGCTTGCATTCCAGGAAGCAACAAGAAAGTACATCGAAGAAGGCAAGGATCTTCAGGGTAAGGGCTTCGATCCCAGAAAGCTCCTCGCACCCGGCTTTGAGGCTATCAAGGCTACAGTTAAGGAAAAGATGGAACTCTTCGGATCAATCAACAAGGCTTGA
- a CDS encoding low molecular weight phosphotyrosine protein phosphatase codes for MYKILFVCHGNICRSPMAEFVMKDIVAKAGKSDEFVIASCATSTEEIGNPVHYGTKRKLAEIGISCDKKRAVQLTKSDYDRYDYIIAMDEMNIRNIMRIIRSDPENKVSLLLSHAGKSGSIADPWYTGNFDDTYRDVLLGCKALFNEIVN; via the coding sequence ATGTACAAGATACTATTTGTCTGCCACGGCAACATCTGCCGTTCACCTATGGCGGAATTTGTAATGAAGGATATAGTCGCAAAGGCAGGGAAGTCCGATGAATTCGTCATCGCTTCGTGTGCGACCAGTACCGAGGAAATCGGTAATCCTGTGCATTACGGCACTAAAAGAAAGCTGGCGGAGATCGGAATATCCTGCGATAAAAAGAGGGCAGTACAGCTTACAAAGTCAGATTATGACAGGTATGATTACATAATCGCTATGGATGAGATGAATATACGAAATATAATGCGTATCATCAGAAGCGATCCCGAAAACAAGGTAAGTCTGCTGTTGTCACACGCAGGAAAGAGCGGAAGCATTGCGGATCCTTGGTACACGGGGAACTTTGACGATACCTACAGAGATGTCCTGCTTGGGTGTAAAGCGCTGTTCAATGAGATTGTAAATTAA
- the ybaK gene encoding Cys-tRNA(Pro) deacylase: MAKEKENKTNAMRILDKNKINYEVNTYECDEFIDGVHIADMLGQPYESTFKTLVTEGKSKNYYVFAIPIALELDMKKAAKAVGEKSIEMVHVKDINAVTGYIRGGCTPIGMKKQYKTVYHSTIKDFDKVIVSGGKLGTQIILAPDDLIKVTRADVCDIVKD; the protein is encoded by the coding sequence ATGGCAAAGGAAAAAGAGAACAAAACCAACGCAATGCGTATACTTGACAAGAATAAAATAAATTACGAGGTCAACACATACGAGTGTGATGAATTCATCGACGGCGTACATATAGCGGATATGCTCGGACAGCCTTATGAAAGCACATTCAAGACGCTTGTTACGGAAGGAAAGTCCAAGAATTATTATGTATTTGCAATCCCGATAGCACTTGAGCTTGATATGAAGAAAGCGGCAAAGGCTGTAGGCGAGAAATCAATAGAAATGGTACACGTCAAGGATATTAACGCAGTTACGGGATATATCCGAGGCGGATGTACCCCGATAGGTATGAAGAAGCAGTACAAGACAGTTTATCACAGCACTATAAAGGACTTTGACAAGGTTATAGTCAGCGGAGGAAAGCTCGGCACACAGATTATCCTTGCTCCCGATGACCTTATAAAGGTCACAAGAGCGGATGTATGTGATATTGTAAAAGACTGA